Proteins encoded together in one uncultured Sphaerochaeta sp. window:
- a CDS encoding WYL domain-containing protein — protein MKGERVAQLELLLHSHPEGLRRAEIARRLGVHRSTISRYVDELKQYIDIYEENNLIKIKSREDDENIALSVYESLAFNLSAEMLATSSEYQNPHLASGLRKIAMNMRSYAPKISENVVNLAEQIDRKIQEKKECSKFNSVLEVLIDSWVSGRIVRVVQSLKGFDPIETELAPYFIGFREEDTGGRHPISVTGRLRHTTEIITIDISTITSAIILDETYTIPDNLKPFKFHEAEEHYEAIDMIPLSLRLKERSAMNVFRSVVHGTPVFEKTEGGDLICNMDAENSIELYLRIIQCGDSVEILGPDSFRKKFCKMLNKILALYQ, from the coding sequence ATGAAAGGCGAACGCGTTGCACAACTTGAGTTGTTGCTTCACTCCCATCCGGAAGGACTGAGGAGAGCCGAGATTGCGCGCCGTCTTGGCGTCCATCGCTCGACGATCAGCAGATATGTTGATGAATTGAAGCAGTATATTGACATCTACGAGGAGAACAACCTCATCAAGATTAAAAGCAGGGAAGACGATGAGAACATTGCCCTCAGCGTCTACGAGAGCCTTGCTTTCAACCTCTCCGCGGAGATGCTTGCAACCAGCAGTGAGTACCAGAATCCCCACCTTGCATCGGGCCTGAGAAAGATTGCCATGAACATGCGGTCCTATGCCCCGAAGATCAGTGAGAATGTCGTCAATCTCGCTGAGCAAATCGACAGGAAGATACAGGAGAAGAAGGAGTGCAGCAAGTTCAACTCTGTGTTGGAAGTGCTTATCGACTCCTGGGTATCAGGTCGTATTGTGAGAGTTGTACAGAGCCTAAAAGGATTCGACCCCATTGAGACAGAACTTGCCCCCTACTTCATAGGGTTCCGGGAAGAAGACACCGGAGGACGGCATCCTATCAGTGTGACGGGGAGATTACGCCACACCACTGAGATCATTACCATCGATATCAGCACCATCACCAGTGCAATCATCCTTGATGAGACCTACACCATCCCGGACAACCTTAAACCATTCAAGTTCCATGAAGCCGAGGAACACTACGAAGCTATCGATATGATTCCGCTAAGCCTCAGGCTTAAGGAACGATCAGCGATGAACGTCTTTCGCTCGGTAGTGCATGGAACCCCTGTGTTCGAGAAAACGGAAGGTGGGGATCTTATCTGCAACATGGATGCAGAGAACTCGATCGAACTCTATCTGAGAATCATCCAGTGTGGTGACTCAGTGGAGATATTGGGACCTGATAGTTTCAGGAAGAAATTCTGCAAGATGCTGAATAAAATCCTGGCTCT